GAGCTGGTCCATTTTACGCTGTTCCTTGATCTCGGCCTTGAGCTGCTCGAGCTTGCGCAGCTCCTCCATGGACTGGCGCTGCAGCCTGTGACGCTCCACCGCGTACCAAATGGAGCGCTTGAGAAGCCTCGAGTCCGAGGTGGCCTTGACCATATAGTCTTGGGCGCCCAGGCGCATGGCCTCGAAGGCCAGGGACTCGTCGCCCATATTGGTCGTGACCAGGATCGGGATCTGCGGCCCTCGGGCAGAGATCCGGTGCATGGTCTCGATTCCTCGACTGTCGGGAAGCACGAGGTCGAGGAGGAGGGCGTCGAAGGAGCCGCTTTCGAGGAGTTCGAGGCCGGCGTCAAGCCGGTCGGCGTGCGTGATCTTAAATTTCATGCCCATTGAGTCCGGCTCGTCGAGACAAAGGCGGATGATCTCGACGTACTCGGGATCGTCCTCGATGACCAGTATCTTCAACGCTTCTTGGCTCATGCGCTTCTCCGCATAGGCAAGGTCACTCGGAAGATCGAGCCGTGCCCGGGCCGGCTTTGGGCGGAGATCCAGCCTCCGTGCCGGAGCGCGATCCTCCGGCAGAGGGCGAGCCCGATGCCGTGTCCGGGGTAGCGATCGCCCCCGTGGAGACGCACGAAGGGATGGAATATCCTCTCGAGATTCTTCTCCTCGATTCCGATGCCGTTGTCGGTGACAGTTATCTCCGCGAAGCCCACTTCAGGGGCGCTCCACGAGATCCGGATCATGGCCGGCTCCTCCGGGCGCGCGAATTTCAAGGCGTTCGCGATGAGATTGGCGAAGAGTTGGCGCATTTGCGCGGGGTGGGCCTCGAGAACGGGCAGCGGCGTCTCTCTAATGACGGATCCCTTGGCCTCGGCCAGGGGGGCTTGGAGGTCGTCAAGAGCTTCCATCAGCGCCTGGTTTAGGTCCGCCGGGATGAGCGCTCTCCGGTCGCGCGTGACCTGGGACAGCTTCAAAAGCGACTGGATGAGCTCGGACATGCGCCCGGCGGAGCTGCGGATGCGGTGGAGGAAATGCTTGGCCGTGGGGTCGAGCCCAGCGCCCAGGTGTTTCTCTAGGAGGTTTCCGAACGCGATGATTTTGCGCAGGGGCTCCTGCAGGTCATGGGAGGCTGCGGAAGCGAACATCTCGAGTTCGCTGTTGGATCGCGCCAGCTCCTCCAGTTTTTCTTTTAAAGGAGAAAGGATCTCATAGGAGCCCCCTTGGCTCCCGGATCGCCCTTGGGAAGGCATAGGTGTTTCCCCCCGAATAAGAGCAGTTTAGCCCCAATTCTCGGAATTGGCAAGGGTGGAAACAGGATTAAAATAGGGCCAAGGGGCCCACGCAAGCATGGGCCTTCAGCGTTAGGGGGCTTGGACCTTTGGACCCATGGGGCCTTGCCCCATCTTCGATAAGATGCCGCGAGCCTATGAAAATGACTGTGCGGGGATTGGGCGTTTGCCTTCTATTGCTGAACGGCCCAAGTTCGGCCTCGGGAGCCGTTTCCGGAGAGTTCAGGCCTGCCACGCCCGATCTCCGGCTGCACAGCCCTTCCATTGCCCTGCCTCCGGTGCGCATCCTTCAGGCGGGGCTCAAGCTTTTCCCGGTCGGTGATATACGCCCGCGTGCGCGTCCCAAGCTCGAGTCTTGGGGAGCGCTCGGGCCGCTATTCGATGGGGATATTCCCTGCGCCCTCCATTCAGATACCTTTGAGATTCCGACCGACCATGAAGGCAACCCGCTCATCGTTCCCGGCCATCTCGTTCATTTACTTCCCTCCGCGCGCGCGACGCATCCGCAGGCTTGGACCGCGCAGGCCAATTTTCACCTCCACAGCCGCTTCTCAGACGGGAGCTTGGAGCCAGAGGATGTGGTCGCGGCCCTGCATGGGGCGGGAGTCCGGGAATTCGCCCTCACCGACCATGACACAGTCACTGGGGTCGAGCGGGCTTGGAGAAAGGCCATGGAACTCGGGATGAGCATCCACCCGGGCATAGAGCTTAGCGCCGAGCGGGGTATTCATATCGGAGCCTTGGATGTGGACATTTTTAATCCTGGCCTCGTCGCGCTCCTGTCCCGCATCCGTGCCATCCGCCTGCGCAAGGCCCATACCTTCATCCAGCAATTGAAAAAGCTCAAGAACGTCGCGATCAGCATCGAGGAAGTGATCGCCCAGTCCTATTTCAATCAAGGCGGGACCATCGAGATCGTGCATTTGGCCCGGGTTCTGGTCCAGAGGGGGCTCATCCACAGCGTGGACGAGGCTTACACCACGTATCTCACCCCCGACGTCGTGGGCAGCGCCGGGGATCCCAATGACCCCAAGGCCGAGGAGATATTAGGCATCGTCAGGGCGTCCGGGGGCCTGGCCTTCCTCAATCATCCCTACACGATCCGGGGCGACGATCCCGCGGATATATTGAAGAAGATCAAAAGCGTGCTCGGCATGGGTGTTAACGGCATCGAGGTCTACCGGCCCGTGGGAGACAATCCCCGGCGCGCCGACGACCAGGCGGGCCAGTACCTGCTTTGGGTCGATGAGTTTAATCTCCTGGCCGGCAACGGCGGAGATTTCCACGGCATGGACACGCGCCTCAACAATCTTGCCATCCATATGCCCATAATCTTGGCCGACCAGCTTCTGGAGGCGCTCCGGGAGCCTCAGCGCAGAGCCTTGGCGGCCCTGCAAGGGCGCCAGCGCTGAGGCGCTGTGAACGTCGTCCTGTGCGATCCCGAGATCCCCTGGAACACCGGCAGCATAGGAAGGACCTGCGTGGCCACGGGGAGCTCTCTGCACCTGGTGGGCAAGTTGGGATTTTCACTGGAAGAGAGGCAAATTCGGCGCTCGGGGCTGGATTACTGGACGAGCCTCAAGCTCGTCCGCCACGAAAACTTCGCGGCATTTGAAAACTCTCTCCCGGAGAACGCCTCACTCATATTTTTCTCCACCAGGGGGGCACGCACTCTGTGGGAAGCTCCCTTTGAACGGGGCAGCTTCCTCATATTTGGCTCCGAATCCCGCGGCCTGCCGGACGCGCTTTTGAAGCGCTACGAGGATCGCGTCTACCGCATACCCATTTCCGGGGCCGTGCGCTCTCTCAATCTTTCCACCGCCGCGGCCGTGGCGCTCTACGAGGGCCTGCGCCGAAATAAAGCTGTAACCTGAGGAGCCTATCCTTGTTGTGCCGCCATGAGACTCGCCCCGCTCGCCCTGTTGTTAGGCGCTTTGACCGCTCCACTGGCGGCTGAGCCGATTTATCGGCTGAGAGACCAGGGAAAGTTCATGCCCCGCGGCCAGCCCATCGAGTTCGCTGACCGCTTCGGCTGGAAGCATTATGAAGCGGACCTGTCCTTCGGTCTGGTTTTGGAGGAAAGGGCTCTTTCCCGAGATTCCAGGCTCTCCCTTAAGGTCATCCGCAAGGACTCCAAGGCCTGGTCCTTCACCTGCAAGGCCAGGAATGGCGCCCTGCAGGCCAACATCAACCTCCTGATCGGCAAGGGCATCTCCGTGGTCATGGAGTGCCCCATTCCGCCCAAGGAATTCTCCAAGGCCGTGAACATGGATCCCCAAGACGTGGGCGAGCCGCGCCTGGTCTTCCAGGCCATGGTGCGGGACGGCCAGGTGGGTCTC
This is a stretch of genomic DNA from Elusimicrobiota bacterium. It encodes these proteins:
- a CDS encoding tRNA (cytidine(34)-2'-O)-methyltransferase, yielding MNVVLCDPEIPWNTGSIGRTCVATGSSLHLVGKLGFSLEERQIRRSGLDYWTSLKLVRHENFAAFENSLPENASLIFFSTRGARTLWEAPFERGSFLIFGSESRGLPDALLKRYEDRVYRIPISGAVRSLNLSTAAAVALYEGLRRNKAVT
- a CDS encoding PHP domain-containing protein, whose translation is MKMTVRGLGVCLLLLNGPSSASGAVSGEFRPATPDLRLHSPSIALPPVRILQAGLKLFPVGDIRPRARPKLESWGALGPLFDGDIPCALHSDTFEIPTDHEGNPLIVPGHLVHLLPSARATHPQAWTAQANFHLHSRFSDGSLEPEDVVAALHGAGVREFALTDHDTVTGVERAWRKAMELGMSIHPGIELSAERGIHIGALDVDIFNPGLVALLSRIRAIRLRKAHTFIQQLKKLKNVAISIEEVIAQSYFNQGGTIEIVHLARVLVQRGLIHSVDEAYTTYLTPDVVGSAGDPNDPKAEEILGIVRASGGLAFLNHPYTIRGDDPADILKKIKSVLGMGVNGIEVYRPVGDNPRRADDQAGQYLLWVDEFNLLAGNGGDFHGMDTRLNNLAIHMPIILADQLLEALREPQRRALAALQGRQR